A stretch of Phoenix dactylifera cultivar Barhee BC4 unplaced genomic scaffold, palm_55x_up_171113_PBpolish2nd_filt_p 000130F, whole genome shotgun sequence DNA encodes these proteins:
- the LOC103722260 gene encoding guanylate kinase 1-like isoform X1 encodes MGQENSDNLFDVPDGVLPAGYDSESKGYQTVIVNDKIYVIGGSSDGARLSIDVKIFDKSTGKWLIPTILGSKPMPSKGHSSIPVNNDQILILKGDCSAADCFWFLEVDTPYVREQAKLLGTDVVAWTKGVVGDGPKPVVISGPSGVGKGTLIAKLMKEFPTTFGFSVSHTTRAPREKEINGVHYHFTERSIMEKEIREAKFLESALVHGNLYGTSIEAVEAVTDAGKRCILDIDVQGARTVRAGSLDASFIFICPPSFEELEKRLRARGTETEEQIQKRLRNARAELDEGKSVGLFDHILVNDDLETCYENLKKLLALNDRTDANYQPTAKSFKIPLSHSISNKDQKFLIHCRTSELGKERTSFTWLQSLLEPYCKQNDAAGLDFAVSSLQPNYVTASLGFS; translated from the exons ATG GGGCAGGAGAATTCAGATAATCTATTCGATGTTCCAGATGGAGTTTTGCCTGCTGGATATGATTCAGAATCCAAAGGCTATCAGACTGTTATCGTCAATGACAAGATC TATGTGATTGGAGGGTCCAGTGATGGAGCAAGATTGTCAATTGATGTCAAAATTTTTGACAAGTCAACAGGAAAATG GTTGATTCCTACCATATTGGGTTCGAAACCAATGCCATCTAAAGGCCACTCATCTATTCCTGTGAACAATGATCAGATTTTAATTCTCAAGGGGGATTGTTCTGCAGCTGACTGTTTCTGGTTTCTTGAG GTGGACACCCCATATGTAAGAGAACAAGCGAAGTTACTTGGCACTGATGTGGTTGCTTGGACCAAGGGGGTTGTAGGTGATGGCCCAAAGCCTGTAGTCATCAGTGGACCCTCTGGAGTAGGTAAAGGCACACTAATAGCAAAACTTATGAAAGAATTCCCAACAACTTTTGGATTTTCTGTGAGTCACACAACCCGAGCCCCAAGAGAGAAGGAGATAAATGGAGTTCACTACCACTTCACTGAACGAAGCATCATGGAGAAAGAGATAAGAGAGGCAAAATTCCTTGAATCAGCATTAGTTCATGGAAATCTTTATGGAACGAGTATCGAAGCAGTTGAAGCAGTTACAGATGCTGGAAAG AGATGTATTCTTGATATCGATGTTCAAGGTGCTAGAACTGTCAGGGCTGGTTCCCTTGATGCATCATTTATCTTCATCTGCCCACCATcatttgaggagcttgagaagcgtCTTCGTGcaag GGGAACTGAGACTGAGGAACAGATCCAAAAAAGACTTAGAAATGCAAGGGCGGAACTTGATGAAGGAAAATCTGTGGGTCTCTTTGATCATATCTTGGTGAATGATGACCTGGAAACATGTTATGAGAATCTCAAG AAATTACTTGCTTTAAATGACAGAACTGATGCTAATTATCAGCCAA CTGCGAAAAGTTTCAAAATTCCTCTGAGTCACTCAATATCAAACAAAGATCAAAAATTTCTGATACACTGCAGAACTTCTGAACTGGGAAAAGAACGCACTAGCTT TACATGGCTTCAGAGTTTGTTGGAACCCTACTGCAAGCAGAACGATGCCGCTGGCCTTGATTTTGCTGTATCTTCACTTCAACCAAACTATGTTACAGCAAGCCTGGGATTTTCTTAG
- the LOC103722260 gene encoding guanylate kinase 1-like isoform X2 — protein sequence MGQENSDNLFDVPDGVLPAGYDSESKGYQTVIVNDKIYVIGGSSDGARLSIDVKIFDKSTGKWLIPTILGSKPMPSKGHSSIPVNNDQILILKGDCSAADCFWFLEVDTPYVREQAKLLGTDVVAWTKGVVGDGPKPVVISGPSGVGKGTLIAKLMKEFPTTFGFSVSHTTRAPREKEINGVHYHFTERSIMEKEIREAKFLESALVHGNLYGTSIEAVEAVTDAGKRCILDIDVQGARTVRAGSLDASFIFICPPSFEELEKRLRARGTETEEQIQKRLRNARAELDEGKSVGLFDHILVNDDLETCYENLKKLLALNDRTDANYQPTAKSFKIPLSHSISNKDQKFLIHCRTSELGKERTSLFLLDVSSLKGGAPGRTRRLNIYAIDS from the exons ATG GGGCAGGAGAATTCAGATAATCTATTCGATGTTCCAGATGGAGTTTTGCCTGCTGGATATGATTCAGAATCCAAAGGCTATCAGACTGTTATCGTCAATGACAAGATC TATGTGATTGGAGGGTCCAGTGATGGAGCAAGATTGTCAATTGATGTCAAAATTTTTGACAAGTCAACAGGAAAATG GTTGATTCCTACCATATTGGGTTCGAAACCAATGCCATCTAAAGGCCACTCATCTATTCCTGTGAACAATGATCAGATTTTAATTCTCAAGGGGGATTGTTCTGCAGCTGACTGTTTCTGGTTTCTTGAG GTGGACACCCCATATGTAAGAGAACAAGCGAAGTTACTTGGCACTGATGTGGTTGCTTGGACCAAGGGGGTTGTAGGTGATGGCCCAAAGCCTGTAGTCATCAGTGGACCCTCTGGAGTAGGTAAAGGCACACTAATAGCAAAACTTATGAAAGAATTCCCAACAACTTTTGGATTTTCTGTGAGTCACACAACCCGAGCCCCAAGAGAGAAGGAGATAAATGGAGTTCACTACCACTTCACTGAACGAAGCATCATGGAGAAAGAGATAAGAGAGGCAAAATTCCTTGAATCAGCATTAGTTCATGGAAATCTTTATGGAACGAGTATCGAAGCAGTTGAAGCAGTTACAGATGCTGGAAAG AGATGTATTCTTGATATCGATGTTCAAGGTGCTAGAACTGTCAGGGCTGGTTCCCTTGATGCATCATTTATCTTCATCTGCCCACCATcatttgaggagcttgagaagcgtCTTCGTGcaag GGGAACTGAGACTGAGGAACAGATCCAAAAAAGACTTAGAAATGCAAGGGCGGAACTTGATGAAGGAAAATCTGTGGGTCTCTTTGATCATATCTTGGTGAATGATGACCTGGAAACATGTTATGAGAATCTCAAG AAATTACTTGCTTTAAATGACAGAACTGATGCTAATTATCAGCCAA CTGCGAAAAGTTTCAAAATTCCTCTGAGTCACTCAATATCAAACAAAGATCAAAAATTTCTGATACACTGCAGAACTTCTGAACTGGGAAAAGAACGCACTAGCTT ATTTCTGCTTGACGTATCCTCGCTTAAAGGAGGTGCTCCTGGCCGGACAAGAAGACTTAATATATATGCCATCGACTCATAA